In Cygnus atratus isolate AKBS03 ecotype Queensland, Australia chromosome 5, CAtr_DNAZoo_HiC_assembly, whole genome shotgun sequence, a single window of DNA contains:
- the STYX gene encoding serine/threonine/tyrosine-interacting protein, producing MELAKPAFPALPQAKEDSEDWTYPMRREMQEILPGLFLGPYSSAMKSKLPILQKHGITHVICIRQNIEANFIKPNFQQLFRYLVLDIADNPVENIIRFFPMTKEFIDGSLQSGGKVLVHGNAGISRSAALVIAYIMETFGVKYRDAFTYVQERRFCINPNAGFVHQLQEYEAIYLAKLTIQMMSPLQLERSLSVPPGTTGSLKRMHEEDEELGTMQVAAAQNG from the exons ATGGAGCTCGCCAAGCCGGCCTTCCCCGCGCTGCCGCAGGCCAAAGAGGACTCCGAG gattgGACCTATCCCATGAGGAGAGAGATGCAG GAAATTTTACCCGGGTTATTTTTAGGCCCGTATTCTTCAGCTATGAAAAGCAAG ctacCTATACTTCAGAAACATGGAATCACCCATGTAATATGCATACGGCAAAACATTGAAGCAAACTTTATTAAACCAAACTTCCAACAGCTATTTAG GTATTTAGTCCTGGATATTGCAGATAATCCAGTTGAGAATATAATACGATTTTTCCCTATG acTAAAGAATTTATTGATGGAAGTTTACAAAGTGGAG GAAAAGTTCTTGTCCATGGAAACGCAGGGATTTCTAGAAG tgctgcctTAGTTATTGCATACATAATGGAAACATTTGGGGTGAAGTACAG GGATGCATTTACTTATGTTCAAGAAAGAAGATTCTGTATTAATCCTAATGCTGGATTTGTCCACCAACTTCAG gaataTGAAGCCATCTATCTAGCAAAATTAACCATCCAGATGATGTCACCACTGCAGCTGGAGAGATCCCTCTCTGTTCCACCCGGTACTACAG gaAGTTTAAAGCGAATGCACGAAGAGGACGAAGAACTTGGTACCATGCaagtggcagcagcacagaacgGATGA